From the Neobacillus sp. PS3-34 genome, the window TTACTTTATAAATTTAATTAATAATAGGTGTTGAAGAAAAATTGGGAGCTTTGCTATGAAAAACACCTATTTAACAAGCTATTTTCCGCTATTATCTATATTATTGTTCAGTTTATCGCTAGCGATCGGAGTCGAGATGCCCCTTTTAGGTTTTTTGCAAAAAACAGGTATATATAAAGGGATGCTTGAATTCTTTTCGGAAAGCGGTGTAAAGCTTTCCTTATTAGCTCTATTAACCGTTTTGTTTTTTATGGTTTTCGCAGCTTTAAAAATAGTTGCCGACACAATCAATGAATTGTCACTGCTCTTTTTTTCGCAGGATTCTGACGGAGAAAGCCTGAAAAAGGTCAGGAATGGTCCGATGATCTTCCTAGCCGGTGCAGCAGCCTCATTGCTCAGCATTCAGCATGTCGTGGGGATAGCCGGGGTGTTTGCCCTGACTGCCTTGATTTACTTTATTTATTTCGTTTTCAAGGTGAGCGGTGCACTAAACACTCCTGGCCTGATTGGGATTATCTTTTTTCAAGTGATGGCATGGTCGATCCTGATTCTCGGTGTAACCTATCTAGCCGTTAAGGTATATAACAGCATCCTCGCGAGTTTGCCAGTTTGAAAAAGCCGATAATGCCAAAAACCTCAAAAAGGGGTGTCTCATTCATGAGACACCCCATTTAATTTCTCACTGAGAAAATGAAGATTTCGCAATATCCCGCCAGATCAGAAGGTGGGGCATTTCTTTTCAAACGTTTCCATGCTTTCGGGCTTGTCCTTTCCCACCCACACACCAATGGTCATTTTATCGGTTAGCCCGATAAACCAGTAGTCTTTATAATTGTTAGTCGTACCCGTTTTTCCTCCGGCATATGATGTTGGAATAAACGCCTTTTTCGCGGTTCCGGATAAAACCGTCTGCCTCATTAATGCACGAATTTTTCCTACTGTCTCTTTGCTCCAAACTCTTGTTTCCTGGTCCTTCCATGTATACAGAATCTTTCCGTGTTGGTCCGTGACGCTGGTGATGGCATGTGAAGGCTGATAAATCCCTTCATTACCAAAAACGGTATAAGCACTTGTCATTTCAAGAGGCGACATGCCTACTGAAAAACCTCCGATAGCTGCAGGCAGAACATGGTCCATTGCAGTGACCTGCTGAAAGTGGAATTTATCCAGGTCCTTGAATGCGTTATTGACACCCACTTGCCTGAGGAGGCGGACGGCAGGTGTATTATAGGAATGGATAAAGGCACTTTCCAGCGTGACATTCCCGTATTTGGCTTTTCCATAGTTTTCAGGACAATAACCATGATCACAAAATGCGGCAGCGCTTATTTTCTTTGCAAGAGATTCGTGCGTCCGCTCGAAAAATGGAGCGTACACCAGCAAAGGTTTTATGGCAGAGCCTGGCTGCCGAAATGATTGATATGCCGGTTAAAGTTATACCTTTGGTAATCTTTCCCTCCTACAAGGGAAATCACGGCATGATCTTTTAGGCGAATGGCGACAGCTGCACCCTCTACATCGCGATAGGGGAGGTTTCTTTTCACCGCAGCCTGAGCCTGTTCCTGAATCTTAGTATCAAGGGCGGTATGGACCGTTATTCCGGAGTGTAGTATGTCTTCAAATCGCCTATTCAATTTTTCCTCAACGACCTTAATGTCATCGCCTGATGCATTTGCGAGCAACGTGTCATAGCCTTCCTCTTTTTTAATCAATTCCTTTAATTCAGCCTCTGCATAATCGGTATAATCAGGATATAGATCCAGTTTATGCTGTAAGTTTAAGTGGATGGGCTCCGCTTTTATTTGTGTCAACTCAACATTGCTTATGAATCCTGCCGCCCTCATTTGATCCAGCAGGCGCTCCTGGCGCGATTTCGTAAATTGAAAATGCTTGAGCGGGTCGTAAAGGGAAGGATTGTTTGGTATAGCAGCAATAAAAGCCTGTTCTCCCCGGGTAAGCTCTTGAATATGCTTGTTAAAATACTCCCTGGCAGCCGCCTCAAGCCCATAGGCACCGTTCTGAAAATAAATCGCATTCAAATAAAGTTCAAGGATTTTCTCCTTAGATAAATGCCGTTCAATCTGATAAGCGTATAAAAGCTCACTCAGTTTTCGGTTATATGTTTTTTGGGGATTAAGGTACACGTTTCTTGCCAGCTGCTGTGTAATGGTACTTGCTCCCTGGGATATACCACCGCTTTTTATATTGATTGCCATGGCACGGCCCATTGCATTTAAATCGAAACCGGGGTGTTCGTAAAAATTTCGATCCTCTGAGACTACAAAGATATTTTTTAGGAAAAGAGGTATTTCCTTTGCTTCAAGATAATATCTTATTTCACCCTGGGAAATTTCTGCAGTAACCTCACCATTTTGGTCCAATATTTTGCTTGTCTGCGGGAGACTGATGTTTTTAATTTTTATTTTTTCATCCAATACTGCGTGGAAGCTCTTGGTGTGCGCCCATTCATTCACTGTTAAAAAAACAGTAAAAATGAATATGGGCACCAAAAGAAGTATGATCATAAATCCGGAAAAAGTTCTCATCTTGCACATCAAATCCTGTAGGTTTTTTTAAAAAAACAACTTATCCTGCATTTATTAATATCGGTTTATGTGGTTATTTATTTAGAAGGAAAAAAGTCACCCAGCTATTGTGAAAAAATTTAAAAAATTGATTTATAATTCATGCTATAATGAAATAAAAAATATAGATATAGAGAAGATGCACAATTTTTTTGTACAGGTTCTCTATATAATGATAGTAAACGGAGAGAAGAGAAAGAGGGTGGAAATATGAAAGGAAGGCGCCAGCATTTATTTATTGATTTTGAATTCACGATGCCAGAGAGAAATGTGCGTATGAAGGAATTTTATCCGGAAATCATCGAAGTGGGGATTGTTTCAGTTATTGATAATCAAATCCGCCAGCAATTTTCTGCGTATGTAACGCCTGTTCAATTTCCTATTTTATCTGAACGCTGCAAATCATTCTTACATATCACTCAAAAGCAGGTTAATGAGGGCATTTCATTTTTTGAACTTATTAAAAAGCTGGAGGAGTTTAACCAGTATTACGATAATACGATCGTGACATGGGGAAACATGGATATGAAGGTATTGCGGCAAAATTGCAGCCGCGCAGGGGTTCCATTCCCATTTAAAGCTACCGAAATGGACTTGTCGATGGAGTACAAACGTTTCTTTGGAGACCAAAATCAAACGGGCCTTTGGAAAGCGGTCCAGGAGTATGGAAAAGAAGGAACTGGCAAGCACCATCGGGCACTTGATGATGCGCTGACAACTTATAATATTTTTAAACTGGTTGAAAAAGATAAGCGTTATTTGGAAAAGCATGAACCTACAACAATTGGAGACAGGGTTGACTTTTCAAAACTATTGAATGAATTTGCATAAAAGGCCAAATCACGAGCAAAGTGATTTGGCCTTTTGGTTTTTGCTAGAGCATGAATTATTTGAAATAATCCTTTTCCAGTTCTTCGATATTCTTTAAGCATTGAACACTCCAAGGTGAAGAGTCATCACTCAGCTCCGATTTTAGTTTGTTGACAGCCGTTTTCAAGGATTCCATATAGTCAGGAACCTCGTCAGCGAATGGCTTGACCATATTTTTGGGAACGTTCGTCTGTTCTCTGAAAGCTAGGGCGCGGCGTTCATGGAATATTCCCACCTCCACATCCTTAGGATGGTGCAGGTCGCCCTGCATTGGATGTTTCACTACACCCAGTACTCTTACTAAAAAGTGCTGTGGGCGAATATCTGTTATTTCCCCTATATATTTTCCAGTTTTATAGATGGCGGTCACACTATCACCGATTTTTAACTCGGACATTTTTTTCCCTCCAGTAGATGAATGTATTTTATTTTATTATGAGACATGGTTAAATAAAAAACAAAGACTTAAATACATAGTGTTGTTTAAAGTGAAAAAATGGAGGAATGATAAAATGAGAATCAAACATTTTGCTATTGTATTCGCTGTTATGCTTCTGCTGTCTGCATGCGGCACCGCTGGTGATAAAACCAGCTCAGGCAAAGAGAAAAATGCCCCTACAACCTCTCAAAAGGAAGGGAATAAAAACGTGGAAAATTCAATGTATCCTCAGCTTTCTGCTGAAATAGGTGAAAATGAAAAAGCAGTGGAAATGGAAACGACCATGGGGAAAATTAAAATTAAGTTATTTCCTAAATATGCGCCCAAGGCAGTCGAAAACTTTATTAAGCATAGTGAAAAAGGCTATTATAACGGGCTGATATTCCATCGCGTTATCAAGGATTTTATGATTCAGGGAGGAGATCCCAACGGTAATGGAACGGGCGGGGACAGCATTTATGGAAAGCCATTTGAGGATGAGTTCTCCAGAAATCTTTTTAATCTCCGTGGTGCTTTATCAATGGCGAACTCGGCCGAATACGAATGGAAGCCAGTTTTTTATTGTCCAGAAAACAGGTTTGGATCCTCAGATGAAAGGGCAAATGGAAAAAGCCGGTTATCCCAAGGGAATTATTGATGCATACGATGAACATGGCGGTACTCCATGGCTTGATTTCAAGCACACTGTTTTTGGACAAGTCATTGAGGGGATGGATATTGTCGATAAAATTGCCAACACGGCAACAGGCGCAAATGATAAGCCGGAAGAAGATGTAGTGATTAAAAAAATCACAGTAATAAAATAGTTTAACTGTGAAGGATTGAAATACTTGGTTGCATTACCCGATATTGATATAATGAATCATTGAAGCACTGCCTTTGCAGAAAGGAAGTAGTAGAGTATGGTTCATTCGTATGTCTTAGCGCTATTTTTATATTTTCCTGAAGATAAATCGGAATATATCCCAGCAGCCATTACATTGGGCATCTTTTTTATTGGAGCGCTGGCCGCGATGTGGCTGATTATTAAAATATCCAAACGTGAAGCGAATAAAGCGAAAGAACTGGAAGATAAGATATTCCAACAGCATAATCAAGATCAAAACAGGGACAGCCTCTAGACAGGCTGTCTTTTTTTGCGCTAAAACATCCTATCTCAGGTTTACCAAAAATGCATACTGGTGATACTGAAGACAAATTGTCTTTTTTGGAGGTATTTGCGGATGAAAAAAATCTGGATGCTGTTTCCGCTGTTAATTTTAACAGGATGTACGGAAGGTAATCCGAAGAAGGTTGCTGTGGATATGTTTAATCCTGCTGGTGATTCACTTGGCACGATCACATTATCCGAACAGCCTAAGGGAGTAAAAATGGAAGTGAATCTAAGCGGGCTAACAGCCGGGGAGCATGCAATCCATATCCACGACAAAGGAAAATGTGAAGCACCTGATTTTAAATCGGCAGGCGGGCACTTTAATCCTGATAATAAAGAGCACGGTCTGCTCCATCCAAAAGGGGCACATGCCGGTGATCTTCCTAATTTAATTGTTGGCGGAGATGGAAAAGTGAAGGCAGAGCTCATGGCCCCTCAAGTTACTTTACAGAATGGAAAAACATCCTTGTTTACGAAGGAAGGCACCTCGATTGTTATCCATGAAGGCAAAGACGATGGAATGGCACAGCCCGCTGGTGATTCCGGCAACCGGATAGCATGCGGTGAAATTTCAAAGAATAAAAAAGGGCAGAAAAATTCCCAGGACGAGAAACAATAAGTCAAAATCAACAGGACTATTCCTTTTATGGTATAGTCCTTTATTTTGTGGAAATTAGAGAAAATATAAAATATTCTTTATTTTATTTAACGTAAGGTTCATCCTGTACAAGAGGGCTTTGTACTAGTATTATTAAAGATAATGCAAACGTTTTCTTTATTTTAACTGCTTCCCATTCTGTTGAAAAATATTCATTTTTCTTTTGGACAGAATTGATTATAATAGACACATAGGTTTATGCCGGCAATTTTTTTTCGTGAATTGCGAAAACGGTTGCACAATTTTTATTAAAGGATGAAAATAATGAAAAGATTATTTAAGGTAGACAATTGGAAAATAGTCGAAACTAATATTCATAAAGAAGATTTTCGCCTCGCTGAAAGTATTATGAGCCTAGGAAATGGCCATATGGGAATGAGGGGGAACTTTGAAGAAACATATTCAGGTGACTTCCATCGTGGTTCCTATATCGCCGGAGTATGGTTCCCTGATAAAACGAGGGTTGGCTGGTGGAAAAATGGCTATCCTGAGTATTTTGGAAAAGTAATCAACTCTATTAATTATATTGGAATCCGTGTCCTTGTGGACGGACAGGAAATCGATCTAAATCAGGGTCAGGTGAATGAATACTATCGTGAGCTCGATATGCAGCATGGAGTATTAACCAGAAAGTTTACTGTCAGTCACGGAGAAAAGCAGACAGAAATAGAAGCTGTCCGTTTCCTATCAGTCGCAGAACGTGAATTGGCTGTTATTCAATATAAAGTAACTGCTAAGAACTACGAGGGGGAAGTTACGTTTATTCCTTATTTGGATGGAGATATCCGTAATGAAGACTCCAATTACGATGAAGATTTCTGGGTGGAAATCAGCAAAGAAGCTGCTGATTTCGAAGGCAGTCTTGTTATGAAAACGAAGGATAATCCATTTGGCACTCCGACCTTCCAGGTTGCAGCAACGATGAAGCTGGAAGTGGAGGGAAACGTGAAGGCGGTTACATCGGATGTGAAGCATGAGTATGTGGATAACACAATTAATGTTGAACTCCAAAAAGGTAAATCGGTAATGCTATATAAATATGTTGCTGTCACAACGGACCGTGACTATGAGGCAGGGCAGCTCCTGGAAAACGGGAAAGCAGTGCTCGTAAGAAGTGCAGTGAAAGGATTCGAAGCTTTGCTGGACGAACATAAAAAAGGCTGGCTGCAGCGCTGGGATATAGCTGATGTAGAAATAAGCGGTGATGAAGAAGCCCAACAGGGAATTCGCTTTAATCTGTTCCAGCTATTCAGTACGTATTACGGGGAGGATGCAAGGCTCAATATCGGTCCCAAAGGATTTACAGGTGAAAAATACGGCGGAGCAACATACTGGGATACAGAGGCATATGCGATTCCGCTTTATTTATCAACTGCTTCGCCAGAAGTGTCACGGAACCTGCTTGTCTATCGCCACAATCAATTAGACGGTGCTTATCATAACGCACGGCAGCAGGGGTTAAAAGGCGCGTTATATCCAATGGTTACGTTCACAGGTGTTGAATGCCACAATGAATGGGAAATTACCTTTGAGGAAATCCACCGGAATGGTGCGATCGCATATGCGATTTACAATTACGTGAATTATACGGGAGACCGCGAATATTTGAACGAATACGGAATTGATGTTCTTACAGGCATTTCCCGATTCTGGGCTGATCGTGTCCACTATAACAAGAAAAAGGATCAATACATGATTCACGGCGTTACCGGCGCAATGAGTATGAAAATAATATTAATAACAATTGGTATACCAATTTAATTGCCACGTGGACCTTAAGATATACACTTGAAACAATTCATTATTTGGAAGAAAATGGTCTTGAGGGAAGGGTTTCAGGACTGGGCATCAGCATGGAAGAACAGGCTAAGTGGAAAGAAATCATTTCTAAAATGTATTTCCCTTATGATGAGGAACTTGGCGTTTTTGTTCAGCACGATACCTTCCTGGATAAAGATTTAATGAAAGCTGATGACCTTGACCCGGCTGAACGTCCATTAAATCAGAAATGGTCATGGGATAGAATTTTGCGCAGCTGTTTCATTAAACAGGCAGACGTTCTTCAAGGCCTATACTTTTTAAACCATGAATTTTCCGCCGAAGAGAAGAGCCGCAATTTTGAGTTTTATGAACCAATGACTGTCCATGAATCATCACTTTCACCTTGCATTCACTCCATTTTGGCTGCGGAACTAGGCATGGAGGAAAAAGCGTACGAAATGTACAATCGTACAGCAAGGCTTGATTTGGATAATTACAATAACGATACAGAAGACGGATTGCATATTACCAGCATGACTGGTTCCTGGCTAGCGATCGTCCAGGGCTTTGCAGGCATGAGGACCGCAAACGAAGGGCTTGCCTTTGCTCCATTCATCCCTAAATCTTGGGATCATTATACTTTTAAAATTGTTTATCGAGATCATTTGATTCAAGTAGAAGTGGCCAGCGATCAAGTTACTATTTCTCAAGAAGGCCCGTCACTTTCTATGAAACTTTATGGCGAAACCGTCACTTTAGAAGAAAATGGCCGGATAACTGCGGCAGTTAAACATTGATAAGGGGGATTCGCCACGATGATACAATCACTAAAAGCGATAATTTTTGACCTTGATGGGGTTATTACAGATACAGCAGAATATCATTATCTTGCCTGGAAGGCATTGGGGGAAGAAGTGGATATCCCTTTTACAAGGGAATTCAATGAGGAATTAAAGGGAATCTCACGGATGGATTCGCTTGAAAAAATTCTTCTTCTCGGTGGCCGGCAGAATGATTTTACGATTGAAGAAAAAACGGCCCTTGCTGAAAAGAAAAATGCTCATTATTGCCGTCTGATTGAAGGCATCACTCCCGCTGATTTATTGCCAGGCATTAAAGACCTGATTGCGACATTGAAGGCAGAGGGCTTAAAGCTTGGGCTCGCTTCTGTAAGCAAGAATGCTTTCACAGTCATGGACCGGCTTGAATTGACATCGCAATTTGACACAATTGTAGATGCTGCGAAAATTTTAAAAGGAAAGCCAGATCCTGAAATTTTCTTAAAGGCAGCAGAGCAGCTTGGAGTAGAACCATCTGAGTGTATTGGAATTGAGGATGCGGCGGCAGGTGTTGACTCGATAAAAGGGGCTGGAATGTTCGCGGTTGGAATCGGCAGTGAAGAGACTCTTTCGAAGGCTGACATCGTATACGAAAACACCGAAAAGGTTTCCTTTGAAGAAATTGTAAAAGCCTATCAAAATAAATAAAATTAAGGCCTTCAGAAATTTATTCTGGAGCCTTTGTTTTTTTAAGACTCTTTTCGTAACCTTTGTTGTTTTTGTCATAATTTGTTTCTACTTAGAGACTACTTAAGGTAAGTTTTGTTGAAATCAAAGCTCTCGATTTCGAATTAGTGGCTAATTTGGGCAGGTTCAATCAAATCAAAGGCTATCGTGTCCGAATCAGTGGTCTATTCGGACAGGATTAATCAAATCAAAGGCTATCGTGTCCGAATCAGTGGTCTATTCGGACAGGTTCAATCAAATCAAAGGCTATCGTGTCCGAATCAGTGGTCTATTCGGACAGGTTCAATCAAATCAAAGGCTATCGTGTCCGTATCAGTGGTCTATTTGGACAAGTTCAATCAAATCAAAGGCAATCGTGTCCGAATCAGTGGTCTATTCGGACAAGTTCAATCAAATCAAAGGCTATCGTGTCCGAATTAGTGGTCTATTCGGACAGGTCCAATCAAATCAAAGGCAATCGTGTCCGAATCAGTGGTCTATTCGGACAGGATTAATCAAATCAAAGGCAATCGTGTCCTAATCAGTGGTCTATTCGGACAGGATTAATCAAATCAAAGGCAATCGTGTCCGAATCAGTGGTCTATTCGGACAAGTTCAATCAAGTCAAAGGCTATCGTGTCCGAATCAGTGGTCTATTCGGACAGGATTAATCAAATCAAAGGCAATCGTGTCCGAATCATAGGATTTCTGAACAAACTCTAATATTAGAGTTTGTTCAGAAATCAACAATCTTTTCGAATACAATCTTATTTAATAATGTCTTGAAGAATAATTACCAGGTTTCTGCCTAACCTGAAAATGGGTAAAGGGTTTCTAACTTGCTTGTTAATTTATGAGGCTGGAGATTGATTGTATGAAAAAGCGGAGAATAGAGTTTTTATTTCTTATTTTATTGACAGTTGCTGTATATATTGTTTTTTTTAGTGGTTACAGCTGGCGGATCAAACTGGTGGCGGGACTATTCTATGCAGTGATGATTCTAATCAGCATTTATTCATTGATGCTCGAAAACCGCTCAGCCCAGCACACCCTTGTGTGGATTTATGTACTCGTGTTTATCCCCCTGATAGGCTATGCATTTTACCTTTATTCCGGGCAGCTTTATTTAAAAGGGTACCTGTTTCAAAGTAAACGCCGAAATGACCGTGAGACATGGCAAAGATTAATGAGATCGGAAACAAAGCCGGATTTAACCTTCCTACAGGATCAGCAGCAAGGCTTTGCCCGGTTTGCAATGAATGCATCACCTACCCCTCTCAGCACCTCTTCACGGGCATACGTCCTGAAAAATGGAAAGGAAACTTTCGCTGAAATAAAAAGAAGGCTAAGAGAAGCAGAGGAATTTATCCATATAGAATACTATATTTTCCGATCTGACCGGCTCGGGAAGGAAATAATTGATATCCTGATGGAAAAAGCCAAAGCGGGTGTAGAGGTTCTGTTTATTTTTGATGCTGCGGGCAGCATGAGTCTAGCAGCGAGTGATATTGCGCTAATGATCGAGGCAGGAATTAAAGTCCAGCCGTTTTCGCCGCTGAAGTATGGTTTTTTTAACCAGAAGTTCAACTTCCGGAATCACCGGAAAATTATTATCATTGACGGGAAAATTGGTTTTGTGGGAGGGCTGAATGTTGGAGTCGAATATCTGGGTGAGGATAAAAGTATCGGCCACTGGCGGGATAGCCATATGATTCTTGAAGGAGAAGCAGTGTATACTCTCCATACGGTTTTCCTGCTGGATTGGGAGTATGTCAGCCGTGAAAAGGTTCTTGAGAAACACCGGGCAATAAGGTCTCCAATTGAAACGGACGAGCTGGACGGTGCCGTGCAGGTGGTGGCAAGTGGACCTGATACACAACAGGGTATCATGAGTGATTTTTATTATTCGCTTATATCGTCTGCCACCCAGTCTATTTGGATCGCTACACCCTATTTTGTTCCTGATGAAGCCATACGGACCGCACTAAGGGTAGCTGCCGCAAAAGGTGTGGAAGTGAGGATACTCGTACCGGAAATAAATGATAGTTTTTTAACGGAATATGCCAGCCGATCCTATTTCCCTGAGCTATTGCTCTATGGTGTTGAAATCTATTCTTATAAAAAGGGATTTCTTCATCAAAAAATTATCATTGTCGATGGAAATCTTGCGTCAATTGGAACCGCCAATATGGACATGCGCAGCTTCCACTTGAATTTTGAAGTAAATGTATTTTTATATGGATGCAGCGCAATTCGTGATTTAGTGGCCCATTATGAACAGGATATGAAGGAAAGTGAAAAAATAAGACCAGTCGAGTTTTATAAAAGGGGATTGGTCAATCGATCAAAGGAATCCTTTGCACGATTGTTTTCAGGTGTATTATAAAGAAAGCTCGCCGATTAAAACAGACTGGAATCGATAGGATTCCAGCCTGTTTTTTTTAGCCTGAGCCCGAAATGTGACTTCTTTTATTTCATTATTTTTTGATATTGAGTATAATGGGAAATATTTCAGAGTCAAAAAGTTCAATTAGAATTTTAATTTAGTTATAATAAGAAAGCATAAGCTTTTAAACGCATCTTGAAGGGATGGTTCAGATTGAAACAACAAATAGGAGTAGTCGGTATTGGAGTAATGGGAAGAAGCCTTGCCCTGAATTTTGAAAGCAGAGGTTTTTCCGTTGCCGTTTATGATTTATCACAAGAGAAGGTTAACGAAATACTGGAATCAAATAAAGGGAAAAAGCTTACGGGTACAGCCGATGTGGCTGCATTTGTAGAAT encodes:
- a CDS encoding DUF5366 family protein is translated as MKNTYLTSYFPLLSILLFSLSLAIGVEMPLLGFLQKTGIYKGMLEFFSESGVKLSLLALLTVLFFMVFAALKIVADTINELSLLFFSQDSDGESLKKVRNGPMIFLAGAAASLLSIQHVVGIAGVFALTALIYFIYFVFKVSGALNTPGLIGIIFFQVMAWSILILGVTYLAVKVYNSILASLPV
- a CDS encoding penicillin-binding transpeptidase domain-containing protein, translating into MYAPFFERTHESLAKKISAAAFCDHGYCPENYGKAKYGNVTLESAFIHSYNTPAVRLLRQVGVNNAFKDLDKFHFQQVTAMDHVLPAAIGGFSVGMSPLEMTSAYTVFGNEGIYQPSHAITSVTDQHGKILYTWKDQETRVWSKETVGKIRALMRQTVLSGTAKKAFIPTSYAGGKTGTTNNYKDYWFIGLTDKMTIGVWVGKDKPESMETFEKKCPTF
- a CDS encoding transglycosylase domain-containing protein yields the protein MDEKIKIKNISLPQTSKILDQNGEVTAEISQGEIRYYLEAKEIPLFLKNIFVVSEDRNFYEHPGFDLNAMGRAMAINIKSGGISQGASTITQQLARNVYLNPQKTYNRKLSELLYAYQIERHLSKEKILELYLNAIYFQNGAYGLEAAAREYFNKHIQELTRGEQAFIAAIPNNPSLYDPLKHFQFTKSRQERLLDQMRAAGFISNVELTQIKAEPIHLNLQHKLDLYPDYTDYAEAELKELIKKEEGYDTLLANASGDDIKVVEEKLNRRFEDILHSGITVHTALDTKIQEQAQAAVKRNLPYRDVEGAAVAIRLKDHAVISLVGGKDYQRYNFNRHINHFGSQALP
- the kapD gene encoding 3'-5' exonuclease KapD; its protein translation is MKGRRQHLFIDFEFTMPERNVRMKEFYPEIIEVGIVSVIDNQIRQQFSAYVTPVQFPILSERCKSFLHITQKQVNEGISFFELIKKLEEFNQYYDNTIVTWGNMDMKVLRQNCSRAGVPFPFKATEMDLSMEYKRFFGDQNQTGLWKAVQEYGKEGTGKHHRALDDALTTYNIFKLVEKDKRYLEKHEPTTIGDRVDFSKLLNEFA
- a CDS encoding kinase-associated lipoprotein B; this encodes MSELKIGDSVTAIYKTGKYIGEITDIRPQHFLVRVLGVVKHPMQGDLHHPKDVEVGIFHERRALAFREQTNVPKNMVKPFADEVPDYMESLKTAVNKLKSELSDDSSPWSVQCLKNIEELEKDYFK
- a CDS encoding superoxide dismutase family protein, with the translated sequence MKKIWMLFPLLILTGCTEGNPKKVAVDMFNPAGDSLGTITLSEQPKGVKMEVNLSGLTAGEHAIHIHDKGKCEAPDFKSAGGHFNPDNKEHGLLHPKGAHAGDLPNLIVGGDGKVKAELMAPQVTLQNGKTSLFTKEGTSIVIHEGKDDGMAQPAGDSGNRIACGEISKNKKGQKNSQDEKQ
- the pgmB gene encoding beta-phosphoglucomutase, with the translated sequence MIQSLKAIIFDLDGVITDTAEYHYLAWKALGEEVDIPFTREFNEELKGISRMDSLEKILLLGGRQNDFTIEEKTALAEKKNAHYCRLIEGITPADLLPGIKDLIATLKAEGLKLGLASVSKNAFTVMDRLELTSQFDTIVDAAKILKGKPDPEIFLKAAEQLGVEPSECIGIEDAAAGVDSIKGAGMFAVGIGSEETLSKADIVYENTEKVSFEEIVKAYQNK
- the cls gene encoding cardiolipin synthase; protein product: MKKRRIEFLFLILLTVAVYIVFFSGYSWRIKLVAGLFYAVMILISIYSLMLENRSAQHTLVWIYVLVFIPLIGYAFYLYSGQLYLKGYLFQSKRRNDRETWQRLMRSETKPDLTFLQDQQQGFARFAMNASPTPLSTSSRAYVLKNGKETFAEIKRRLREAEEFIHIEYYIFRSDRLGKEIIDILMEKAKAGVEVLFIFDAAGSMSLAASDIALMIEAGIKVQPFSPLKYGFFNQKFNFRNHRKIIIIDGKIGFVGGLNVGVEYLGEDKSIGHWRDSHMILEGEAVYTLHTVFLLDWEYVSREKVLEKHRAIRSPIETDELDGAVQVVASGPDTQQGIMSDFYYSLISSATQSIWIATPYFVPDEAIRTALRVAAAKGVEVRILVPEINDSFLTEYASRSYFPELLLYGVEIYSYKKGFLHQKIIIVDGNLASIGTANMDMRSFHLNFEVNVFLYGCSAIRDLVAHYEQDMKESEKIRPVEFYKRGLVNRSKESFARLFSGVL